In Ooceraea biroi isolate clonal line C1 chromosome 13, Obir_v5.4, whole genome shotgun sequence, a genomic segment contains:
- the LOC105283944 gene encoding uncharacterized protein LOC105283944, with amino-acid sequence MFSNEEYRDMHYLYGLCDGNAAAAEREYQIRFPRRQHPKRRVFEALHRRMGETGVFQPQHHVGRPRHNVDREEEILDIVHETPSISTRHIANRPVQELLPRDHQYRREYCRWLLHKNIDEPDFLNHVLWTDEAGFTRDGIMNMHNLHVWSDVNPHATRPISFQHRFSVNV; translated from the exons ATGTTTAGCAACGAAGAATATCGCGATATGCATTATCTGTATGGACTTTGTGATGGCAATGCTGCTGCAGCTGAGAGAGAATACCAGATACGATTTCCGCGGCGACAACATCCTAAAAGACGAGTGTTTGAAGCCTTACATCGAAGGATGGGAGAGACAGGTGTATTTCAACCACAACATCACGTTGGTCGTCCAAGGCATAATGTGGATCGAGAGGAAGAAATTCTCGATATTGTACATGAAACCCCATCTATCAGTACTCGACATATTGCGAATCGT CCCGTGCAAGAGTTACTACCGCGAGATCATCAATATCGTCGCGAGTACTGTCGATGGTTGCTACACAAAAACATTGATGAACCAGATTTTCTCAACCATGTGTTGTGGACTGACGAAGCGGGATTCACACGAGATGGAATTATGAATATGCATAATCTACATGTTTGGTCTGATGTGAATCCTCATGCAACACGACCCATCTCATTCCAACATCGATTTTCTGTGAATGTTTGA